Proteins encoded together in one Balaenoptera ricei isolate mBalRic1 chromosome 2, mBalRic1.hap2, whole genome shotgun sequence window:
- the LOC132360177 gene encoding uncharacterized protein LOC132360177, with product MQCQDCTALTHRLSSQLEKKERESERARGNSEGGGLSGVLQRIAQLGAGSAERPAAGRRARHGGEQEPALPLHQHNCLGSASQPAGPAPPTSCDQIRPEKASLNLRRLPRLGISSRPHLHSQVSRHPPPAQASAPDGFAGTNRPRGSFLSHQGQDETVTKCLETQRACQESMCVMLGRTQVAFFHKENSRFGYGDGSEGDFSLKEKPLKNTLCPGSCFSPVASREKQVHPLLSQGEGEGQQILTSL from the exons ATGCAGTGTCAGGATTGCACTGCTCTGACTCATCGGTTGAGCTCACAgcttgaaaaaaaagagagagagagcgagagggcGAGAGGCAACAGCGAAGGAGGAGGACTCTCTGGCGTGCTACAAAGGATTGCACAACTCGGGGCTGGGAGCGCGGAGCGCCCAGCGGCGGGCCGGCGCGCGCGGCACGGCGGCGAGCAGGAACCAGCTCTACCACTTCATCAGCACAACTGTCTCGGGTCTGCCTCTCAGCCAGCAGGCCCGGCGCCGCCCACTTCCTGCGACCAAATAAGGCCGGAGAAGGCGTCTTTAAACCTCCGGCGGCTGCCCAGGCTGGGGATTTCCAGCAGACCTCACCTCCACTCCCAAGTCAGTcgccaccctcccccagcccaggccagcgCCCCCGATGGCTTTGCTGGAACCAACAGGCCACGCGGCTCGTTCCTTTCACACCAAGGTCAGGACGAGACGGTGACGAAATGTTTGGAAACCCAGCGGGCCTGCCAGGAAAGTATGTGTGTGATGTTGGGGAGGACACAAGTCGCTTtcttccacaaagaaaactctcGTTTTGGATACG gaGATGGGTCAGAAGGAGATTTTTCTCTGAAGGAAAAACCACTGAAGAATACACTGTGTCCTGGCAGCTGCTTTTCCCCTGTGGCCAGTCGTGAGAAGCAGGTGCATCCCTTGCTTTctcagggggaaggggaggggcagcaGATTCTCACGTCCCTCTGA